The genome window GCTGTCTTCGTCTTCGGCAGCCTCATCGTCGGCACCGCCCTCGGGCTGTTCTTCGCATTCGCCCTGTTCCGGGTGGTCGGCAAGCTGCGATTCCTGCGGGCGGTCACTGTGGCGCCGTACATCATCTCGAACGTCGCCGCCGTCGTCATGTTTCGCATCCTCTTCAACACCCAGTTCGGATTGATCAACCGCACGATCGAGTTCTTCGGTCTCGATGGCCTCGGGTGGCTCTCCGATCCCGGTCTGGCGATGGTCGTCGTCGTCCTGGCGCAGGTGTGGACCGACCTGCCGCTCACGATCCTCATCCTCCTCGGCGGCTTGATGACCGTCGACAGGTCCCTGCTGGACGCAGCCTTGGTGGACGGGGCGAGCGGCTGGAAGCGCGCTCGATTCCTCACCATCCCCCTCCTGACGCCCCAGCTCGTGATCAGCACCGTTTGGCTGAGCTACTCGACGCTCACGGGACTCGGAGTCGTGCTCGCCATGACCGGGGGCGGTCCGTTGAAGGCGACCCAGACGCTGGCGATGGAGATGTACACCGTGGCGTTCCGCAGGCTCCAGTTCAATCAGGCGCTGGCGATCGCGACGTTCATCCTGCTGCTCAACGCGGTGCTCACGCTCGTATACGTGCGTGTCGCCAGGAAGTACGAATACGAATGACGTCGGAGTACAGGCCCGAGGACGAGGCGCCGCTGGCCGCCGAGACGGCGGCGGCTGCCGAGGCGGTGATCGGGCCGCCCCCCGCCGGCCGCCCCGCCATGACGCTGCGACGCGGGCTGCGCCAAGCCCTCCTGATCTTGCCGCTCGTCCTGCTCGTCGTGTGGACCGTGATGCCCTTCATCGTCACGCTCTCGGTGTCGTTCAAGCACCGCGCCCAGGTCTTCGCCGACCCTTCGATCATCCCCGACCTTCCGACGCTCACCGCCTACAAGGAGGTGCTGGGCAGCGAGAGCTTCACGACCTCGTTCGTCAACAGCGTGGTCGTCGGGGCAGGTACGACCGCGCTGACACTCATCGTCGGGGTGCCGGCTGCATACGCCTTCGCCAGGTTCCGGTTCCGGGGAAGGCACTTTCTCCTGCTCTTCGCACTGCTGCCCCGCCTCGTCCCGAGCCTCGGCCTGATGGTCCCGATCTACCGGCTGGCGGTGGCGGCGGGTCTCCTGGACAAACGGATCACGCTGATCATCGTCTACACCGGGATGCTCCTGCCCCTCGCGGTGTGGCTGATGCTCGGCTTCTTCCAGCAGATACCGAAGTCGATCGAGGAGGCGGCCAGCGTCGACGGCGCCACCCTATGGGGGAGGCTGCGGTACATCGTCGCGCCGCTGGCGGCCCCCGCGATGATCACGGTCGGGGTGCTCGCCTTCCGGGAGGCTTGGAACGAGTTCACGCTGGTGCTGGTGCTGACCACGTCACCGGGCAACAGGACGCTCCCGTACGAGCTCTACCAGATGCAGGGCATCGAGGGACTGGCGAACTTCCCGGGAGAGGCTGCCTTCGCAATGTTGACCGTCGTACCGTTCGTGCTCGTCTACTCGAGGGTCGAGCGGTACGTGGTCGCCGGGCTCGTGACCGGTTCCGGGAAGTGACCCGGTCTCGAGGCAACCCGTGACCAAGGCCGTCGTGCCCGAGTATCTGCCTGCCGAGCAGTTGGCGCGCCTATCCGGCGCATTCGAGGTGGTCTACGACCCGGACCTCCATGCCGACCGCGCCGCCCTCCTCGCCGAGCTCGCCGGGGCCGAGGCGGTGTTGATCCGGAACCGGACCCGCATCGACTCGGAGCTGCTGGCGTCGGCGGCACGCCTGCGGATCGTCGGACGCCTCGGCGTGGGGCTCGACAACATCGACCTGACGGCGTGCTCGAAGGCCGGCGTCGCCGTCATCCCGGCGATCGGCGTCAACGCCGTCTCGGTCGCCGAGTACGTGATGGGCGCCATGCTCGTCCTGGTTCGGGGCGTCTTCTCGATGACCGCCGCGATGGTGGCGGGCGAGTGGCCCCGCCAGGGACACGCCTTCGGCCGGGAGCTGCGCGGCAAGACACTCGGCCTCGTCGGATTCGGTGCGATCGCCCGGCACGTCGCCGAGCGGGCCGCCGCCTTCGAGATGAGGGTGATGGCCTTCGACCCCGGCGTCCCGGCCGGTGATCCGGCGTGGCGATCTGCCGAGCGGGTGGATCTCGACCAACTCGTCGCCGACGCCGACGTCATCAGCCTCCACACTCCGCTCACGGATGAGACGAGGAACCTCATCGGCCCGTCCATGATCGAGAAGATGAGACCAGGCACCGTCCTGATCAACACCGCGCGCGGCGGCATCGTCGACGAAGACGCCCTGGCGAGAGCCCTCAGGGATCGGAGGCTCGGCGGGGCGGCGATCGACGTGTTCGCATCGGAGCCGCTGCGGGGCGAAGACGCCGCCAGGTTCGCCGGGATCGACAACCTCATCCTGTCACCGCACCTCGCAGGCAACTCGCACGAGGCCGTGGACGAAGTGGCCGACATGATCGTCGACGCGGTGATCGGCGCCCTGCAGCCATGAGCCTCGCCGCCGCCCCTCCACCGTCGACGATGGAACCGGCCGAGGGGAGACGCCCATGACCGATGTCGAGCGCTTCCGGCTGGAGAACGTGTCGACCCGTCCGGGAACCGCCGTCGACGTGGTCAGGGACGTCCTGCGGGTCGCCATCCTGCGCGGGGATCTGCCCGGCGGCACCCGGCTCGTGCAGACGGAGATCGCAAACCGGCTCGGCGTGAGCACGACTCCGGTGCGTGAGGCGATGCGCGACCTCGCCGCCGAAGGTCTCGTGATGATGGACAGCCACCGAATCGGGACGGTCAGGACACCCGACTGGGACGAGATGGTCGAGATCGTCGAGATCCGGCATGCGTTGGAGCATGTCGCCCTCGCTCGGGCCATCGAGAACATCGCCGAGGACGAGATGGAGGCCGCCAGGGCCCTCGCAGACGAGCTCGCCGTGGAGGAGGACCTGGGGACCTGGATGCACAAGAACATCCAGTTTCACTCCATCCTCCACTCGGCGACGAGGACGAGACGGCTGGGTGGGATCCTGGCG of Acidimicrobiia bacterium contains these proteins:
- a CDS encoding sugar ABC transporter permease encodes the protein MTGRLSAPTRKERRAAAESARDTAMIGHSKATPYLFSLPAIIGVAAILGFPVLYGIWESFYRPDSLGAPKEYVGFDNYVEMVRSPDFWHSLNRTAVFVFGSLIVGTALGLFFAFALFRVVGKLRFLRAVTVAPYIISNVAAVVMFRILFNTQFGLINRTIEFFGLDGLGWLSDPGLAMVVVVLAQVWTDLPLTILILLGGLMTVDRSLLDAALVDGASGWKRARFLTIPLLTPQLVISTVWLSYSTLTGLGVVLAMTGGGPLKATQTLAMEMYTVAFRRLQFNQALAIATFILLLNAVLTLVYVRVARKYEYE
- a CDS encoding carbohydrate ABC transporter permease, translating into MTSEYRPEDEAPLAAETAAAAEAVIGPPPAGRPAMTLRRGLRQALLILPLVLLVVWTVMPFIVTLSVSFKHRAQVFADPSIIPDLPTLTAYKEVLGSESFTTSFVNSVVVGAGTTALTLIVGVPAAYAFARFRFRGRHFLLLFALLPRLVPSLGLMVPIYRLAVAAGLLDKRITLIIVYTGMLLPLAVWLMLGFFQQIPKSIEEAASVDGATLWGRLRYIVAPLAAPAMITVGVLAFREAWNEFTLVLVLTTSPGNRTLPYELYQMQGIEGLANFPGEAAFAMLTVVPFVLVYSRVERYVVAGLVTGSGK
- a CDS encoding hydroxyacid dehydrogenase → MTKAVVPEYLPAEQLARLSGAFEVVYDPDLHADRAALLAELAGAEAVLIRNRTRIDSELLASAARLRIVGRLGVGLDNIDLTACSKAGVAVIPAIGVNAVSVAEYVMGAMLVLVRGVFSMTAAMVAGEWPRQGHAFGRELRGKTLGLVGFGAIARHVAERAAAFEMRVMAFDPGVPAGDPAWRSAERVDLDQLVADADVISLHTPLTDETRNLIGPSMIEKMRPGTVLINTARGGIVDEDALARALRDRRLGGAAIDVFASEPLRGEDAARFAGIDNLILSPHLAGNSHEAVDEVADMIVDAVIGALQP
- a CDS encoding GntR family transcriptional regulator, encoding MTDVERFRLENVSTRPGTAVDVVRDVLRVAILRGDLPGGTRLVQTEIANRLGVSTTPVREAMRDLAAEGLVMMDSHRIGTVRTPDWDEMVEIVEIRHALEHVALARAIENIAEDEMEAARALADELAVEEDLGTWMHKNIQFHSILHSATRTRRLGGILASLEEAGGVFVAQSQVLNPEIRSRAVAEHFEILEAVAERDLERAVEIMRGHVKLSIEVSDAQAGTVR